The DNA region CCGCGCCATGGCCATCGACCACGGCCCCGACAACATCCGCGTCAACTGTGTCTGCCCCGGTGACACGGCGACCGGGATGCTCGCCGAGGAGGCCCGTCAGCTCGGCGAGAGCTCCGACGCGTTCTACGCCGACGCCGCCGACCGGCCGCTCGGCCGGATCGGGCAGCCCCGCGACATCGCCCAGACCGTGGCGTTCCTCGCCTCCGACGCCTCGGCGTTCCTGAGCGGAGCGATCATCCCGGTCGACGGCGCCGGTACCGCGTGACTTTCCGGTAGCGGATAATCGACCGGACCGAAGGGGAGGGCAGCCTCACATGCCAATCGAAAACCGCCCGTTGCGCGAACAGGTCAAGGAGGAACTGATCAAGCGCCTCGGGCGCGGCACGATCGCGACCAACTCGCCGATCAACGAGGGGCAGCTCGCCACCGAACTCGGCGTCAGCCGTACTCCGCTGCGCGAGGCACTGATCACGCTGGAGCGCGAGGGCGTCATCACCAGCGAGCGCGGCAAGGGCTTCCGCTTCACGCCGCTCAGTGCGCAGGAGTTCCGTGACCTGTCCGCGATCGTCGCGACGCTGGAGGCGCTCGCCCTGGAGTCCAGCGATCCCGAGCACCTGGCGGCGACGGCCCCCCGCCTCCTGGAGGAGGCGCGCGCGTTCTCGGTCCCGCAGGCGCCGCACGACGTCATAGAGCGTTACGACGACGCGTGGCACGACCTGCTCCTGTCCGGTTGCACGAACGACCGCCTGATGAAGCTGATCACCTCCCTGAAGGTGACGATGCACCGCTACGAGCGGGTGGCCCTGGGCGACCAGGACATCCTGGAGCGTTCCGCGGAGGAGCACGAGCGGATCGCCGAGTGCCTGCAGCGCGGCGACCTGGACGCGGCCGTCGCGGCGCTCAAGGAGAACTGGAACAGCGGGATGCACCGGATCCTGGAGCATCTGAAGGACTGACCGCGGGCGGCGGGACCCCGTCGGGGGCAGCACGGTGGTGGGGTGGGTCGGGCCCGGGTCTTGACCCGCACCGCCCCTTCGGGGTCCGATCACGGTCGACCCGCCGCGCGACCCAGGGACTGTGACCGCATGACTCTGCAGATCAGCGCCACCAACGCCGAACACCCGGCCCTCCTGCTCGAACTGCCCTGGCACATCCCCCTGGAGCAGTGGCCCGACGAGTACCTCGTACCGCTCCCCCGCGGCATCTCCCGGCACGTCGTGCGCTACGCGCGAGCGGGCGAGGAGACCGTGGCCGTGAAGGAGCTCGCCGAACGGCCGGCGCTGCGCGAGTACGAACTCCTGCGTACGCTCGACCGTCTCGGGATACCCGCCGTCGACCCGCTCGCCGTGGTCACCGGCCGGACCGAGGCCGACGGTTCGCCCCTCGAACCCGTCCTGATCACCCGCCACCTGGGCGGTTCGCTCCCCTACCGGTCGATGTTCGAGACGACCATGCGCCCCGGCACGGTGCACCGCCTCATGGACGCCCTCGCTGTTCTCCTCGTGCGACTGCATCTGACGGGGTTCGCCTGGGGGGACTGCTCGCTGTCCAACACCCTGTTCCGGCGGGACGCGGGCGCGTACGCCGCCTACCTCGTGGATGCCGAGACCGGGGAGCTGCACCCCCGGCTGAGCAACGGGCAGCGCGCGTACGACATCGAGCTCGCCCGGGTCAACATCAGCGGCGAGATGCTCGACCTGGAGGCGGCCGGGGCGCTGCACCCTTCCATCGACCCGATCGCGTTCGGCCGGGAGATCGAGGAACGCTACGAGGCGCTGTGGACGGAGCTGACGCGTACCTCCGTCTACCCGGCGGGCAAGCACCACTACATGGAGCGCCGCATCCGCCGCCTCAACGACCTGGGCTTCGACGTCGCCGAGATGCAGATATCGCACTCGGACCACGGGGACACCGTCACGTTCGTGCCCAAGGTCGTGGACGCAGGCCATCATCAGCGCCAGCTCCTGCGCCTCACCGGGATGGACGCCGAGGAGAACCAGGCACGACGGCTCCTCAACGACCTGGAGAGCTGGATGGCCACCCAGGACGACTACGCTCCCGGCGACCGGCACGGCGCCCGCACCGAGGTACTGGCCCACCGCTGGGTCCGGGAGATCTTCCGGCCCACCGTGCGCGCGGCGCGCGACCACGTGTCCGCCCGGATGGACGCGGCCGAGCTGTACCACGAACTCCTCGAACACCGCTGGTACCTGTCCGAGCGGGCCCAGCACGACATCGGACTCGACGCGGCGGTCGAGGACTACGTCAGGAAGGTGGCTGCACGGGACGACAGCTGCACATAGGCTGCCCTCCCGGAGCTGTGCGCCGGCAGGCCGGACCTGATCCAGACGAGAGGCCCTAGGAGCCGCCCCGTGTTCTACCACGTGCTCAAATACGTCATCCTCGGGCCACTGCTCCGGTTGTTCTTCCGCCCCAGGATCGAGGGCCTGGAACACATCCCGGAGGACGGCGCGGCCATCGTCGCCGGCAACCATCTGTCGTTCTCCGACCATTTCCTGATGCCCGCGATCCTCAAACGGCGCATCACGTTTCTCGCCAAGGCCGAGTACTTCACCGGACCGGGATTGAAGGGTCGGCTGACCGCCGCTTTCTTCCACAGCATCGGACAGATCCCGGTGGACCGTTCCGGCAAGGAAGCCGGACAGGCGGCAATCCGGGAAGGGCTCGGTGTGCTGAGCAAGGGCGAGCTGCTGGGCATCTACCCGGAGGGCACCCGCTCGCACGACGGCCGGCTCTACAAGGGCAAGGTGGGCGTGGCCGTCATGGCGATCACGGCACAGGTGCCCGTGGTGCCGTGCGCGATGGTGGGTACATTCGAGATCCAGCCGCCGGGACAGGTCGTCCCGCGCATCAAGCGCGTCACCATCCGCTTCGGCGAGCCGCTGGACTTCTCCCGCTACGCCGGCATGGAGAACCAGAAGGCTGCGGTCCGGGCGGTCACCGACGAGATCATGTACGCGATCCTGAAGCTCTCGGGTCAGGAGTACGTCGACGAGTACGCGGTCAAGGCGAAGGCCGCGCAGGCCGAACAGGCGGCAAAGTCGAAGAAGTTCCCGAAGTTTCGACGCTGACGGCGGATCCGCGCTCGGTGAACTTCGCCGGCCCGGGTGGCCGCCCGGCTCTAGCGTGGCCCTCATGAGCAAGGGAAACGCATGGGTGCTGGGGGCGACGGGACAGATCGGGCGAGTGGCGGTGCAGTCGCTCGTCGAGGACGGCTGGGAGGTGACGGCCGCCTCTCGCGGAGGCGGCCGGGACGCGCGGTGGGACACAGCGGTGCGCACGACCGCCCTGGACCGGGACGCCGACGGGGCGCTCGCGGCGGCGCTGGGCGACGGCTGCGACGTACTGGTCGACATGGTGGCGTACGACGCGGTTCACGCCCGTCAGCTGACCGGTCTCGCGGACCGGATCGGTTCGGCGGTGGTCATCTCCAGCGGTGCGGTGTACGAGGACGAGCAGGGCCGCAGCTTCGACACGCAGGGCGAACCCGACGGTGCTCCGCGCTATCCGCTGCCGATCCCGGAGTCGCAGCGCACCCTGCCGCCAGGCGACACGACGTACGGGACGCGGAAGATACGGCTGGAGCGGGATCTGCTGGCGGCCGGGGACGCGCTGCCGGTGACGCTGCTGCGGGCCGGGGCGATCCACGGGGAGTACTGCCGCTCGCCGCGTGAGCTGTATTTCGTGAAACGGCTCCTGGACGGCCGCGACCGGCGGGTGCTCGCCTTCGGTGGGGAATCCCGCTTCCACCCGGTCCATGTCTCCAACCTGGCCGAGCTGATCCGGCTCGCCGCCCTGCGGCCCGGTTCGCGGGTGCTGAACGCCGGGGATCCGCAGGCGCCGACGGTCGCGGAGATCGGCGAGGCCGTCGACGCGGTGCTCGGCCGCAGGACGGAGACCGTGCTGATGGCGGGGGCGCCCGGGGAGGACGGCGTCGGCTCGACGCCGTGGAGCGCCGCCCACCCCATCGTGTACGACATGACGGCCGCCGAGCGCGAGCTCGGGTACCGGCCGGTCACGGGCTATGTGCAGTCGCTTCCCGGGACGGTCGAGTGGATCGCGGCGCAGCTGGCGGGCAAGGACTGGACGGAGGCCTTCCCGGCCATGCTGCGGGCGTACGGGAAGAAGCTCTTCGACTACGCGGCGGAGGACGCCTGGCTGGAGGCGTACGACCGGAAGGCGTGAGGCACGGTCCAGCGGTGTTCAACCCGCCGGGGCGTCGAGCAGTTCGTCCAGCGCCTCGTCCAGGACGCGGCGCAGCAGGCGTGCGTCGGGGGCGAGGGCTGTGACCAGCACGGCCGGTCCGGCGAGCGGGGTGAGAACGGCGGTCTCCCCGAGCAGTCGCGCTTCGGGAAGCTTCTCGTCGAACCCCGGTTCCACGACGAGGAGTTGCCCGACGGCCCGGTGGCCGCCCAGGACCGCCGCGCCGTCCCAGCCGCCGGGGGCTCCCGGACCGTACGTCATCTGCTGGTCGATCAGCGGACGGCCGGCGCGGTGCACGGTGAGGCGGCTGATGAGGGTGCCGGTGCTCTCGGCGTGGCGGCCGAGGATCTGTTCCTCGCGCAGCACCAGCCGTGCGGTGGGGGCGAGTCGGACGCGGGTGGTCATGCGCAGGACGCTGTCGTGCGCCGAGACGAGCTGTTCCGGCAGCCAGCGCAGCTCGGCCCCCTCCGCCACATTCAACTCGATGTCGTACGTGGCGGGTTCGCCGCCCGGTCCCGGCAGGGCCACGGTCGCCGCTGCCGAGTCGACGGTGAGCCGGGCGCTTTCGCCGACCTGTGTCGCGATGGCGAGCCGGTCCCCGCCGAGCGGTGCGCTCATGGCGCCGACGACGGTGACCCGTGCGCCGGACCCGGGCGTGTCCCGGGTCCGGCGCAGGGCGAGCGGTCCGTCGCCTTGCAGCACGGGGAGCGAGGTGACGCCCCGGCCGTCGAGGGCCGCGGTGATCCGGGCGGTGGCCTGGATGCTCATGCGGTCCAGTCGGCGAGCCGCCCGCGCACCCAGTCCGCGACGGGCCCCACGCCCTCCTCGGAGGTGAGCGAGGTGAAGGCGACGGGGAGCGGTCCGCGCTGCTGTGCGGCGTCGTGGGCCATCCGGTCGAGATCGGAGCCGACGTGGGGAGCGAGGTCGGTCTTGTTGATGACGAGCAGGTCGGAGGTGGTGACACCGGGACCGCCCTTGCGCGGGATGTCGTCGCCGCCCGCCACGTCGATGACGAAGATCTGCGCGTCGACCAGCCCTTTCGAGAAGGTGGCGGTGAGGTTGTCGCCGCCGGATTCGACCAGGATCAGATCGAGTGGCCCGACGGTGTCCTCCAGGTCCTCGACGGCTTCGAGGTTGGCGGAGATGTCGTCGCGGATCGCGGTGTGCGGGCAGGCGCCGGTCTCCACGGCCTGGATGCGCTCGGGCGGCAGGACGGCATGGCGCAGCAGGAAGGCCGCGTCCTCGCGAGTGTAGATGTCGTTGGTGACCACCGCGATGGAGAGCTGGTCGCGCAGGGCCCGGCAGAGGGCGGCGACGGTCGCGGTCTTGCCGGAGCCGACCGGTCCGCCGAGTCCGATGCGCAGGGCGCGGCGGGTTCCGTCGGGCCGGGCGGCGTCGGCGCTCACGGCGGCGGGGCCGTGTTGGGTGTGGTCGAGGTGCATGGGTGCGGCTCCTGTTTCGTACGGGGTCACGAGGCGAACAGGCGGACCGGCCAGGCCGCGTGCGCCTCGGCGGTGATGTCGAGGAGCGGGGCCGAGGCGGCGGGCAGCGCGTCGAGGGTTCCGTGCGCCGCCGCGGCGGCCTGTTCGGCGATCCGGTCGAGTTCGGGTGCGAGGCGGGCGAGGACGGCGGTGGCCTCGAAGGGGTCGAGGGAGAGCAGGCGGACGACGGCGGTGGCCGGTCCGCTGACGGCTTCGTAGGCGACGCAGTGCGCGGCGTCCTCGGGCCCGAGCCCCGCCGAGCGCGCGGTGAGGCCGAGGACGACGGGCTGGTGGGCGCCGCGCGGCCGGGCCTCGGCGAGCGCGGCGAGTTCGGGGCTGGGCCAGGTGGCGCGGGCCGCCCGCATCAGCTGCCGGCCGAGCTTGCGGGCGACGGCGCGCAGCGCGGGTGACGGGGTACGGGCGTCGGCGGCCTCGTCGAGCGCGAGCGGATCGTGGCCGTGGGCGGCCGCCGCGGCGAGTGCGGCGGCCGTGAGCCCGGCGGTGTGCAGGCGGCCCCGGCAGAACTCGGCGAGGTCCTCGGCGTCGCGGATCCGTCCTGCCTTCACGGCCGGTTCGGCGCCGCCGGAGTGGGCGTGGCCACCGGCGGGGAACCGGCCGTCGGCGAGGACGAGCAGAGCCGCGCGACTCATCGCACGTCCCGCGTCGGGCGTCGCGTGTGCCGTATCGGGCGTCGCGTGTCCCGCATCGGGCGTCGCGTGTCCCGCATCGGGCGTCGCGTGTCCCGCATCAGAAGAGGAAGTAGCGCTGGGCCATGGGCAGTTCGGCGGCCGGCGCCGGTTCGACCGGCTCGCCGTCGATCGTCACGGCGAAGCTGTCGGGATCGACGTGGACCTGCGGAGTGGCGTCGTTCTCCCGCATGTCCGCCTTGGTGACGCCGCGCGTACTGCTGATCGGCACGAACGCCTTCCCGAGACCGAGGCGTTCCGGCAGCCCGTCCTGGACGGCCGCATCGGCCACGAAGTTGACGGAGTCGGCCGCGGGCGAACGGCCCACAGCGCCGAACATCGGGCGGGGCAGCACCGGTTGCGGAGTCGGGATGGAGGCGTTGGAATCGCCCATCTGCGCGTACGCGATCTGGCCGCCCTTGATCACGGTCTGCGGCTTGACGCCGAAGAACGCCGGTTCCCACAGCACCAGGTCGGCGAGCTTGCCGGTCTCCACCGAACCGATCTCCCGGTCGAGTCCTTGGGCGACCGCCGGGTTGATGGTGTATTTGGCGACATAGCGACGCACTCGCCGGTTGTCGGCCCGCCCGTCGCCGGACAGGGCACCGCGGCGCTTCTTCATCACATGGGCGGTCTGCCAGGTGCGCAGGACGACCTCGCCGATGCGGCCCATGGCCTGGGAGTCGGACGAGATGATCGAGATGGCCCCGAGGTCGTGGAGGATGTCCTCGGCCGCGATGGTGGACGGCCGGATCCGGGATTCGGCGAAGGCCAGATCCTCCGGCACGGCCGGGTTGAGGTGATGACAGACCATCAGCATGTCGAGGTGTTCCTCGATGGTGTTGATGGTGTGCGGCCGGGTCGGGTTGGTGGAGCTGGGCAGGACGTACGGCTCCGAGACGATGCCGATGATGTCCGGAGCGTGCCCGCCGCCGGCACCTTCGGTGTGGTACGCATGGATGGAGCGCCCGGCGATGGCGGCGAGGGTGTCGGCGACGAATCCGGCCTCGTTGAGGGTGTCGGTGTGGATGGCGAGCTGGGCGCCCGTCTCCTCGCAGACGCCCAGGCAGGCGTCGATGACGGCGGGGGTGGCACCCCAGTCCTCGTGAATCTTGAATCCGAGTGCCCCGGCGCGCAGTTGGGAGTGCATGGCCTCGCGCGACATGGTGTTGCCCTTACCGAGCAGACCGATGTTGACGGGGTACGCGTCCAGCGCCCCGAACATCCGGGCAAGGTGCCACGGACCCGGGGTGATCGTGGTGGCCTTGGTGCCTTCGGCCGGTCCGGTGCCGCCGCCGACCAGGGTGGTGATGCCGGAGGAGAGCGCCTGGTCGATCAGGGTCGGCGAGATGAAGTGGACGTGGGCGTCGATGGCCCCGGCGGTGAGGAACTTGCCGTTGCCCGCGATGATTTCGGTCTCCGGGCCGATGACCAGGTCGGGGTGGACGCCGTCCATGGTGTCCGGGTTGCCGGCCTTGCCGATCCCGGTGATCCGGCCGTCGCGGATACCGATGTCCGCCTTGACGACGCCCCAGTGGTCGATGATCACGGCGCCGGTGACGACGGTGTCCGGGGCGCCCTCGGCGCGGGTGGTGCGGGACTGTCCCATCGATTCGCGGATGACCTTGCCGCCGCCGAACACCGCCTCGTCACCGGAGAGTCCGGGGCCGCCCGAGCGGTCCTCCTCGATCTCGACGAGCAGATCGGTGTCTGCCAGCCGGATGCGGTCGCCGGTCGTGGGGCCGAACAGGTCGGCGTAGACGGCGCGGTCGAGTTCAGCCATCGAGGGCACCTCCGGTCTCGCCGCGCAGCCCGGGGACGACGCGCCGTCCGGCGAGCGGTACGAGTTCGATGTCGATCGGTATGCCGGGTTCGAAGCGCACGGCGGTTCCGGCGGCGATGTTCAGCCGCAGGCCGCGGGCGGCCGAACGGTCGAAGCGCAGGCCGGGGTTGGCCTCGGCGAAGTGGTAGTGCGAACCCACCTGGACCGGCCGGTCGGCGGCGTTGAGCACGGTGAGGCGGGTGACGGGGCGGCCCTCGTTGAACGACACGGGCCCGTCCGCGTACAGGATCTCTCCGGGAATCATCGGTGGCGCCTCCCGTCAGACGATCGGTTCGTGGACGGTGACGAGCTTGGTGCCGTCCGGGAAGGTGGCCTCGACCTGGACGTCGTGGATCATCTCGGGCACCCCGTCCATGACGTCGCCGCGGCCGAGCACCTTGCGGCCCGAGGCCATCAGCTCGGAGACCGTACGGCCGTCGCGGGCGCCTTCCAGCAGATGGACGGTGATCACTGCGACCGCCTCGGGGTGGTTGAGCCGCAGTCCGCGCGTCCGGCGCCGCTGAGCCACATCGGCGGCAACATGGATGAGCAGGCGTTCCTGCTCGTGCGGGGTCAGTCGCATGCTTCCACCTCACAGTCCTGTGCCCAGTTCCGTCCCTGGGCGCGGCGAGGCATCAGCCGTGTTCAACGCGGTCGTTGAACAGCGAGCCGCTGACTCGCGCGAGGTAGTGCATGTTAGAACCGGAGTTTTTCCGGCGCGTTAACTCCGGCGTGACAATTCCGGCGCGTTGATTCCGGCGCGTAAATTCCCGCGCATCAACCGGCCGACGGCAGTTGCATGGCCATCAGGCCGCGCAGGCCGTTCTCCAGCACCTCGGGTTCGGCGTCGCCGAAGAGCGCCATCTGGGCGAAGAATCCCTGCGCGACCGCCATCATCGTCCGCGCCACATGGTCGGCGGGTACGTCCGCCCGCATGACTCCCGCCTTGCGGTATCCCTCGACCACGTCCGTCCAGACGACCCGCATGGCGCCGTACCCGTCGTCGAAAGTGGCGGCCAGGCTTTCGTTGCGCATGGTCTCGGACCAGACCTGCACGATCAGCGAGGCGAACTGCCGCCCGTCCAGACCGCACACCTCTCCCGAGAAGAGCCCGCGCAGCACCCGGCCCAGCAGCACGTCCGGCGCCGGTGGCGGAGTGGTGTCCGCGGCTTCCCTGAAGGCCCGCCGAATGCTGGTGAACGCCTCGTCGGCGATGGCCTCGATCAGCTCCTCCTTCCCGCTGAAGTAGCGGTAGACCGCCCCGGCCGACAGACCGACCTCCTTCAGCACACCCTGCATCGATGTGCCGTGGAAGCCGTCGCGCGCGAAGCAGCGCGCCGCGCCGTCAATGATCTGCCGGCGGCGGGCGTCGAGGTGCTCCTGGGATACACGGGCCATGCCCCAAACCTAAAACGAACGTTCCTTCTTGACACCCGAACTGCTGCCAGCGCCGGTCGGGGCGATCGGGCAGCTGATGCCGCCGGGTGCGGGCGGCTCACTGCTGCGGTCGGTCGCGTTCTTCGACGGCAGCGGTGCGGGCGGCCCGCTGCTCACCCTCGCACTGTGGGCGGCGCTCGGGCTGGGCGCGGTGCTCATCGGCGGCCGACGACGAACACAGCCCCCGCCGGTCGCACCTCAGGCACGCATCCCGGAGCCGGCCCTGGCGGGCTGACCCCGCACCCGGACACGCCGTGTACCCCCGTCACAACGGACGGGGGTACACGGCATTCCGGCGTCGCGCACCGCCGGACGTAGCTCACCTGCCCGGCTCGTCGTGCCCCCTGTGCTCCGCCGCGATACCGAAACGCCGCCGTTCGCCGGGAGCGGACACCGAGGAGCCGATCGAGGAGACCGAACTGATCACCTGCTCCTCGGCGGCCGCCTCGTCCTTCTCGAGTCGCTCCAGGTCAGCGGCCGAGACGAGCGCCACCAGCGGCTTGCCGTGCCGCGTCACGACCACGCGCTCGCCGCCGTAGACGACACGGTTGATCAATTCGGCGAGCTCAGCTCGGGCTTGCGTCACCGGAATCTCGTAGGCCATGCTCCCTAGCCTATGTAATGTCCGCCGTGGTCCGTAGCGACAGCGATTTCCCAGGTCAGAGGCTCTCGTGTGCTCCCGTGCGCTCTCGTCTGTGAGAGATGTGTGAGACGAGGTGAGACGAAGAGTTTTCTGGTTGCCCCGAATCCTGGCGGGTCTCTGCGGGGATCGACGCCTCACATGACGCGATCGGGCTGGTGCAGCCAGACGTCCTGGCCGTGAGGTCTCCCGGCCAGCCCGAAGGCGTCGGCAGGCGGCTCGGCATCTGCTGACCTGCCTCGCAGAGGCACGGCCTGGTGCTCGTCGTAGGCGTAGGTCTTGGCTGTGCCGCTGTTGACGATGACGGAGGTCAGGGTGTGGGGCTGGCCGGTGCCGGAAGCGTTGACGGCAGGGTAGCCGTAGCCGGTCTTGGTGTCGCCGGTGGCCCTGTGCTCGGTCTGGGTGTCGCGCAGGCCGCCGGGCTTGTAGGTCCAGCTGGTCCAAGTACGGGGCTGGCCCGCCAAGGGCGGACGCCGCGCGGGTGGTGGTGCAGTCGTTGGAGGACGGGGTCCAGGCTTCGGTCAGACGGCGGTAGCCGTCGTAGGCGAAGCACTGGGTGTCCTCACCGGAAGTGGCATAGCAAGAACAGCAGGTCAGACGCAGCCTCACGCTCACGGAGAGTGACTTCCACGCATTCGGAGCGTCATGGCCGAAATGGGTCAGCCTCGCTCGAACACCCTTTCCGCCCCGTCGCGTCCCCGCACCGACGCGGCCACCCGCCACATCGACCACAGGTCTGCCCACACGGCACCCGACCCACGGGGAACTTCACGCTTT from Streptomyces sp. NBC_01591 includes:
- a CDS encoding urease subunit beta yields the protein MIPGEILYADGPVSFNEGRPVTRLTVLNAADRPVQVGSHYHFAEANPGLRFDRSAARGLRLNIAAGTAVRFEPGIPIDIELVPLAGRRVVPGLRGETGGALDG
- a CDS encoding urease accessory protein UreD; this encodes MSIQATARITAALDGRGVTSLPVLQGDGPLALRRTRDTPGSGARVTVVGAMSAPLGGDRLAIATQVGESARLTVDSAAATVALPGPGGEPATYDIELNVAEGAELRWLPEQLVSAHDSVLRMTTRVRLAPTARLVLREEQILGRHAESTGTLISRLTVHRAGRPLIDQQMTYGPGAPGGWDGAAVLGGHRAVGQLLVVEPGFDEKLPEARLLGETAVLTPLAGPAVLVTALAPDARLLRRVLDEALDELLDAPAG
- a CDS encoding urease subunit gamma, which translates into the protein MRLTPHEQERLLIHVAADVAQRRRTRGLRLNHPEAVAVITVHLLEGARDGRTVSELMASGRKVLGRGDVMDGVPEMIHDVQVEATFPDGTKLVTVHEPIV
- a CDS encoding type II toxin-antitoxin system Phd/YefM family antitoxin, which produces MAYEIPVTQARAELAELINRVVYGGERVVVTRHGKPLVALVSAADLERLEKDEAAAEEQVISSVSSIGSSVSAPGERRRFGIAAEHRGHDEPGR
- a CDS encoding NAD-dependent epimerase/dehydratase family protein; the protein is MSKGNAWVLGATGQIGRVAVQSLVEDGWEVTAASRGGGRDARWDTAVRTTALDRDADGALAAALGDGCDVLVDMVAYDAVHARQLTGLADRIGSAVVISSGAVYEDEQGRSFDTQGEPDGAPRYPLPIPESQRTLPPGDTTYGTRKIRLERDLLAAGDALPVTLLRAGAIHGEYCRSPRELYFVKRLLDGRDRRVLAFGGESRFHPVHVSNLAELIRLAALRPGSRVLNAGDPQAPTVAEIGEAVDAVLGRRTETVLMAGAPGEDGVGSTPWSAAHPIVYDMTAAERELGYRPVTGYVQSLPGTVEWIAAQLAGKDWTEAFPAMLRAYGKKLFDYAAEDAWLEAYDRKA
- a CDS encoding lysophospholipid acyltransferase family protein; translation: MFYHVLKYVILGPLLRLFFRPRIEGLEHIPEDGAAIVAGNHLSFSDHFLMPAILKRRITFLAKAEYFTGPGLKGRLTAAFFHSIGQIPVDRSGKEAGQAAIREGLGVLSKGELLGIYPEGTRSHDGRLYKGKVGVAVMAITAQVPVVPCAMVGTFEIQPPGQVVPRIKRVTIRFGEPLDFSRYAGMENQKAAVRAVTDEIMYAILKLSGQEYVDEYAVKAKAAQAEQAAKSKKFPKFRR
- a CDS encoding urease accessory protein UreF, with translation MSRAALLVLADGRFPAGGHAHSGGAEPAVKAGRIRDAEDLAEFCRGRLHTAGLTAAALAAAAAHGHDPLALDEAADARTPSPALRAVARKLGRQLMRAARATWPSPELAALAEARPRGAHQPVVLGLTARSAGLGPEDAAHCVAYEAVSGPATAVVRLLSLDPFEATAVLARLAPELDRIAEQAAAAAHGTLDALPAASAPLLDITAEAHAAWPVRLFAS
- a CDS encoding urease subunit alpha produces the protein MAELDRAVYADLFGPTTGDRIRLADTDLLVEIEEDRSGGPGLSGDEAVFGGGKVIRESMGQSRTTRAEGAPDTVVTGAVIIDHWGVVKADIGIRDGRITGIGKAGNPDTMDGVHPDLVIGPETEIIAGNGKFLTAGAIDAHVHFISPTLIDQALSSGITTLVGGGTGPAEGTKATTITPGPWHLARMFGALDAYPVNIGLLGKGNTMSREAMHSQLRAGALGFKIHEDWGATPAVIDACLGVCEETGAQLAIHTDTLNEAGFVADTLAAIAGRSIHAYHTEGAGGGHAPDIIGIVSEPYVLPSSTNPTRPHTINTIEEHLDMLMVCHHLNPAVPEDLAFAESRIRPSTIAAEDILHDLGAISIISSDSQAMGRIGEVVLRTWQTAHVMKKRRGALSGDGRADNRRVRRYVAKYTINPAVAQGLDREIGSVETGKLADLVLWEPAFFGVKPQTVIKGGQIAYAQMGDSNASIPTPQPVLPRPMFGAVGRSPAADSVNFVADAAVQDGLPERLGLGKAFVPISSTRGVTKADMRENDATPQVHVDPDSFAVTIDGEPVEPAPAAELPMAQRYFLF
- a CDS encoding GntR family transcriptional regulator, which gives rise to MPIENRPLREQVKEELIKRLGRGTIATNSPINEGQLATELGVSRTPLREALITLEREGVITSERGKGFRFTPLSAQEFRDLSAIVATLEALALESSDPEHLAATAPRLLEEARAFSVPQAPHDVIERYDDAWHDLLLSGCTNDRLMKLITSLKVTMHRYERVALGDQDILERSAEEHERIAECLQRGDLDAAVAALKENWNSGMHRILEHLKD
- a CDS encoding TetR/AcrR family transcriptional regulator, with the translated sequence MARVSQEHLDARRRQIIDGAARCFARDGFHGTSMQGVLKEVGLSAGAVYRYFSGKEELIEAIADEAFTSIRRAFREAADTTPPPAPDVLLGRVLRGLFSGEVCGLDGRQFASLIVQVWSETMRNESLAATFDDGYGAMRVVWTDVVEGYRKAGVMRADVPADHVARTMMAVAQGFFAQMALFGDAEPEVLENGLRGLMAMQLPSAG
- a CDS encoding DUF4032 domain-containing protein, yielding MTLQISATNAEHPALLLELPWHIPLEQWPDEYLVPLPRGISRHVVRYARAGEETVAVKELAERPALREYELLRTLDRLGIPAVDPLAVVTGRTEADGSPLEPVLITRHLGGSLPYRSMFETTMRPGTVHRLMDALAVLLVRLHLTGFAWGDCSLSNTLFRRDAGAYAAYLVDAETGELHPRLSNGQRAYDIELARVNISGEMLDLEAAGALHPSIDPIAFGREIEERYEALWTELTRTSVYPAGKHHYMERRIRRLNDLGFDVAEMQISHSDHGDTVTFVPKVVDAGHHQRQLLRLTGMDAEENQARRLLNDLESWMATQDDYAPGDRHGARTEVLAHRWVREIFRPTVRAARDHVSARMDAAELYHELLEHRWYLSERAQHDIGLDAAVEDYVRKVAARDDSCT
- the ureG gene encoding urease accessory protein UreG — protein: MHLDHTQHGPAAVSADAARPDGTRRALRIGLGGPVGSGKTATVAALCRALRDQLSIAVVTNDIYTREDAAFLLRHAVLPPERIQAVETGACPHTAIRDDISANLEAVEDLEDTVGPLDLILVESGGDNLTATFSKGLVDAQIFVIDVAGGDDIPRKGGPGVTTSDLLVINKTDLAPHVGSDLDRMAHDAAQQRGPLPVAFTSLTSEEGVGPVADWVRGRLADWTA